One window of the Microbispora sp. ZYX-F-249 genome contains the following:
- the trxB gene encoding thioredoxin-disulfide reductase, translating to MSDVRNVIIIGSGPAGYTAAVYTARADLKPLVFEGSVTAGGALMNTTDVENFPGFPDGIMGPDLMDNFRKQAERFGAELVADDVVEVDLRADPKVVKTYTDTYYAKAVILATGSSYRELGLDNEKRLSGRGVSWCATCDGFFFRDQDIVVVGGGDTAMEEAIFLTRFAKSVTVIHRRDSLRASKIMQDRAFANEKIRFVWDSEVADVLGEERVSGVRVRNVKTGEETDLPVGGVFIAIGHEPRTDIVKGQVDLDEEGYITVDSPSTRTNIDGVFAAGDVVDHTYRQAITAAGTGCAAALDAERWLTLNA from the coding sequence TTGAGCGACGTTCGAAACGTGATCATCATCGGGTCGGGGCCGGCCGGCTACACGGCGGCCGTCTACACCGCGCGCGCGGACCTCAAGCCGCTCGTCTTCGAGGGCTCGGTCACCGCGGGTGGCGCCCTGATGAACACCACCGACGTGGAGAACTTCCCCGGGTTCCCGGACGGCATCATGGGCCCGGACCTGATGGACAACTTCCGCAAGCAGGCCGAGCGGTTCGGCGCCGAGCTGGTCGCCGACGACGTGGTCGAGGTGGACCTGCGGGCCGACCCGAAGGTCGTCAAGACCTACACCGACACCTACTACGCCAAGGCGGTCATCCTCGCCACCGGCTCGAGCTACCGCGAGCTGGGACTGGACAACGAGAAGCGGCTGTCCGGCCGGGGCGTCTCCTGGTGTGCCACGTGTGACGGGTTCTTCTTCCGCGACCAGGACATCGTGGTGGTCGGCGGCGGCGACACGGCGATGGAGGAAGCGATCTTCCTGACCCGGTTCGCGAAGTCGGTGACGGTGATCCACCGCCGCGACTCGCTGCGCGCCAGCAAGATCATGCAGGATCGGGCGTTCGCGAACGAGAAGATCCGCTTTGTCTGGGACAGCGAGGTCGCCGACGTGCTCGGCGAGGAGCGGGTGTCCGGAGTCCGGGTGCGCAACGTCAAGACCGGCGAGGAGACCGACCTCCCGGTGGGGGGCGTCTTCATCGCCATCGGGCACGAGCCCCGCACCGACATCGTCAAGGGTCAGGTCGATCTCGACGAGGAGGGGTACATCACGGTCGATTCCCCGTCGACGCGCACGAACATCGACGGCGTGTTCGCGGCCGGGGACGTGGTCGACCACACCTATCGTCAGGCGATCACGGCGGCCGGGACCGGATGCGCGGCGGCGCTCGACGCCGAGCGCTGGCTGACGCTGAACGCCTGA
- the trxA gene encoding thioredoxin: MGAIKSVTDASFEAEVLKSDKPVLVDFWAEWCGPCRQVGPILEEIATEHADKLTIVKLNIDENPVTPRDYGVLQIPTMNVYKGGEVVKQIIGAKPKAMLLRELDGVI; this comes from the coding sequence GTGGGCGCGATCAAGAGCGTGACGGACGCGAGCTTCGAGGCCGAGGTCCTCAAGAGCGACAAGCCGGTTCTGGTCGACTTCTGGGCCGAGTGGTGCGGTCCGTGCCGTCAGGTCGGGCCGATCCTCGAGGAGATCGCCACCGAGCACGCCGACAAGCTGACCATCGTCAAGCTGAACATCGACGAGAACCCGGTCACGCCGCGGGACTACGGCGTGCTCCAGATCCCGACGATGAACGTCTACAAGGGTGGCGAGGTCGTCAAGCAGATCATCGGCGCCAAGCCGAAGGCCATGCTGCTGCGCGAACTCGACGGCGTCATCTGA
- a CDS encoding GNAT family N-acetyltransferase has product MSRRLVNVTLDNLDDLPRRCRRCVFWELDPVSGERAVEAGDPGLEKEAWISATLLEWGSCGKIAYVDGVAAGFVLYAPPLYVPRSVAFPTSPVSSDAVLLMTAHIVPEFTGGGLGRMLVQGVAKDLTRRGVRAIEAFGDLKWEQPGGCVLPADYLLSVGFKTVRPHLRFPRLRLELKTAVSWREDVEVALERLLGSMSPERALRPV; this is encoded by the coding sequence GTGTCGCGTCGGCTGGTCAACGTCACCCTCGACAATCTCGATGACCTGCCGCGCCGGTGCCGGCGGTGTGTGTTCTGGGAGCTCGACCCCGTCAGCGGCGAGCGCGCGGTGGAGGCGGGCGACCCGGGGCTGGAGAAAGAGGCGTGGATCTCCGCGACCCTGCTCGAGTGGGGGAGTTGCGGAAAGATCGCCTACGTCGACGGGGTGGCGGCCGGATTCGTGCTCTACGCTCCGCCGCTGTACGTCCCACGCTCGGTGGCGTTCCCCACGTCTCCGGTCAGCTCCGACGCGGTGCTGCTGATGACCGCGCACATCGTGCCGGAGTTCACCGGCGGGGGCCTGGGCCGGATGCTCGTGCAGGGCGTCGCCAAGGACCTGACCCGCCGCGGCGTACGGGCGATCGAGGCGTTCGGCGACCTGAAGTGGGAGCAGCCGGGCGGCTGCGTGCTGCCCGCGGACTACCTGCTGTCGGTCGGGTTCAAGACCGTCCGCCCGCATCTGCGCTTCCCCCGGCTCCGGCTGGAGCTCAAGACGGCCGTGTCGTGGCGCGAGGACGTCGAGGTGGCGCTGGAGCGCCTGCTGGGCTCGATGTCCCCGGAGAGGGCCCTGCGGCCCGTCTGA
- a CDS encoding aminotransferase-like domain-containing protein, protein MVASEIRALFAVASRPEVVSLAGGMPYVNALPLDLVSELVADLVSTRGSVALQYGSGQGDPALREQICEVMRMEGIEANADDVVVTVGSQQALDLITRIFIDPGDVVLAEGPSYVGALGTFSAYQAKVVHIAMDDQGLIPEALAQTIYALHAAGNRIKFLYTIPNFQNPAGVTLNEVRRRQVLEICRKAGVLVVEDNPYGLLGFDGEPMRALRADDAEGVVYLGSFSKTLAPGFRVGWALAPHAVRDKLVLAMESAVLSHSSFTQLAVGQYLATQPWREQIKSFRELYRERRDALLGALDVLMPPGCTWTRPAGGFFVWMTLPEGLNSKAILPRAVAERVAFVPGTGFYSDGGGSRNMRLSFCYPEPDRIKEGVRRLAGVIEQELRLRDTFGTGSAPGHAGVDTPSPDLA, encoded by the coding sequence ATGGTCGCCTCCGAGATCCGAGCTCTCTTCGCCGTCGCGTCGAGGCCCGAGGTGGTCTCGCTCGCCGGCGGCATGCCGTACGTCAACGCGCTCCCCCTCGACCTGGTCAGCGAGCTCGTCGCCGATCTGGTCAGCACGCGCGGCTCCGTTGCCCTGCAGTACGGCTCCGGGCAGGGCGACCCCGCCCTGCGCGAGCAGATCTGCGAGGTCATGCGCATGGAGGGCATCGAGGCGAACGCCGACGACGTGGTCGTCACGGTGGGCTCGCAGCAGGCGCTCGACCTGATCACCCGGATCTTCATCGACCCCGGCGACGTCGTGCTCGCCGAAGGGCCCTCGTACGTCGGGGCGCTCGGGACGTTCAGCGCCTACCAGGCGAAGGTCGTGCACATCGCCATGGACGACCAGGGCCTCATCCCCGAAGCCCTCGCCCAGACCATCTACGCGCTCCATGCGGCCGGCAACCGGATCAAGTTCCTCTACACGATCCCGAACTTCCAGAACCCGGCCGGTGTGACGCTGAACGAGGTGCGCCGCCGCCAGGTGCTGGAGATCTGCCGCAAGGCCGGTGTCCTCGTGGTGGAGGACAACCCGTACGGCCTGCTCGGGTTCGACGGAGAACCGATGCGGGCGCTGCGCGCCGACGACGCCGAGGGTGTGGTGTACCTCGGCTCGTTCTCCAAGACCCTCGCCCCCGGCTTCCGCGTCGGCTGGGCCCTCGCCCCGCACGCCGTACGCGACAAGCTGGTCCTGGCCATGGAGTCGGCGGTGCTGTCGCACTCGTCCTTCACCCAGCTCGCCGTCGGCCAGTATCTCGCCACCCAGCCGTGGCGCGAGCAGATCAAGTCGTTCCGTGAGCTGTACCGCGAGCGGCGTGACGCGCTCCTGGGCGCGCTCGACGTGCTCATGCCGCCCGGATGCACCTGGACCCGCCCCGCAGGCGGGTTCTTCGTCTGGATGACGCTGCCGGAGGGACTCAACTCCAAGGCGATCCTCCCCCGTGCGGTCGCCGAGCGGGTCGCGTTCGTGCCCGGCACCGGCTTCTACTCCGACGGCGGCGGCTCGCGGAACATGCGCCTGTCGTTCTGCTATCCCGAGCCGGACCGCATCAAGGAGGGCGTGCGCCGCCTGGCGGGCGTCATCGAGCAGGAGCTCAGGCTGCGGGACACGTTCGGCACCGGCTCCGCGCCGGGACACGCCGGCGTCGACACTCCCAGCCCGGATCTCGCCTAG
- a CDS encoding D-alanine--D-alanine ligase family protein: MSDLGHVLVLAGGLSYEREVSIRSGRRVAEVLRAVGVDVETRDADATFVPAVLADPPDAVFVTLHGGAGEDGAIRSVLELLDVPYVGATPDACRVSFDKPTAKAVVRSWGLNTPDSVALPKETFHDLGASAVLARIIDRLGLPLFVKPSRGGSALGASIVRTAEELPAAMVGCFAYGDTALIERYVQGVEVAVSVVDLGDGPVALTPVEIVPDRGVYDYAARYTAGQTEFFAPARLSPEVAEACAGMAVAAHTALGLRDLSRTDLIVDGSGKPYFLEVNVAPGMTETSLLPMAAEAAGRDLGTLCKGLLELAATRA; this comes from the coding sequence ATGAGCGATCTGGGCCACGTGCTCGTCCTCGCGGGAGGGCTCTCCTACGAGCGTGAGGTCTCCATCCGTTCCGGACGCCGCGTCGCGGAGGTTCTGCGGGCGGTCGGTGTGGACGTGGAGACGCGCGACGCAGACGCCACCTTCGTGCCCGCCGTGCTGGCGGACCCGCCGGACGCGGTGTTCGTCACGCTGCACGGCGGCGCCGGGGAGGACGGCGCCATCCGGTCGGTGCTGGAACTGCTCGACGTGCCGTACGTGGGGGCGACGCCAGACGCCTGCCGGGTCTCCTTCGACAAGCCCACGGCGAAGGCGGTCGTCCGTTCCTGGGGGCTGAACACGCCCGACTCCGTGGCGCTGCCCAAGGAGACGTTCCACGACCTCGGCGCCTCGGCCGTGCTCGCCCGCATCATCGACCGGCTCGGCCTGCCGCTCTTCGTCAAGCCCTCCCGCGGCGGTTCCGCGCTGGGCGCGTCCATCGTCCGCACAGCGGAGGAACTGCCCGCCGCGATGGTCGGCTGCTTCGCCTATGGCGACACCGCGCTCATCGAGCGGTACGTCCAGGGCGTGGAGGTCGCGGTCTCCGTGGTGGATCTCGGCGACGGCCCGGTCGCTCTGACGCCGGTGGAAATCGTGCCCGATCGGGGTGTGTACGATTACGCGGCCCGCTACACCGCCGGCCAGACGGAGTTCTTCGCGCCGGCCCGGCTCTCCCCCGAGGTCGCCGAGGCATGCGCCGGGATGGCGGTCGCCGCGCACACCGCCCTCGGCCTGCGCGACCTCTCCCGCACCGACCTCATCGTCGACGGCTCCGGCAAGCCGTACTTCCTCGAGGTCAACGTGGCACCCGGCATGACGGAGACGTCCCTGCTGCCGATGGCCGCAGAAGCGGCGGGCCGAGACCTCGGCACGCTGTGCAAAGGACTCCTCGAGCTCGCCGCCACCCGAGCCTGA
- a CDS encoding ParB/RepB/Spo0J family partition protein translates to MSQQRRGLGKGLGALIPTGPIVDPASVASVSPAGPPAAGPGVDVAGLRPVEGAYFQEIEVDSISPNPRQPREVFDEDRLDELAASIKEVGLLQPVVVRAVEGGRFELIMGERRWRASQIAGLDRIPAIVRSTQDDEMLREALIENLQREQLNALEEAAAYQQLLDDFGATHEVLAGKVGRSRSHISNTLRLLNLPPEVQRRLAAGIISAGHARALLALNDPAAQERLASRIVAEGLSVRTVEEIVALGEATAGPAPRKARAKKPTAPALRDLADRLSDHFETKVKVDLGSRKGRIVVEFSTIDDLERIIDTMAPDAANAMRSRGITAE, encoded by the coding sequence GTGAGCCAGCAGCGTCGGGGACTGGGCAAGGGTCTTGGGGCTCTGATCCCCACAGGGCCGATCGTCGATCCGGCGTCCGTGGCGAGCGTTTCGCCCGCCGGCCCACCGGCGGCTGGGCCGGGTGTGGACGTGGCGGGCCTGCGTCCCGTGGAGGGCGCCTACTTCCAGGAGATCGAGGTCGACTCCATCTCCCCGAACCCGCGGCAGCCGCGTGAGGTGTTCGACGAGGACCGTCTCGACGAACTCGCGGCATCCATCAAGGAGGTCGGCCTGCTGCAGCCGGTCGTCGTCCGTGCGGTGGAGGGCGGTCGTTTCGAGCTGATCATGGGGGAGCGGAGGTGGCGCGCCTCGCAGATCGCGGGGCTGGACCGCATTCCCGCGATCGTCCGGAGTACTCAGGACGACGAGATGCTCCGTGAGGCGCTCATCGAGAACCTCCAGCGGGAGCAGCTGAACGCACTGGAGGAGGCGGCGGCCTACCAGCAACTCCTGGACGACTTCGGTGCCACCCACGAGGTGCTCGCCGGAAAGGTGGGGCGGTCCCGCTCGCACATCAGCAATACCCTGCGCCTACTGAACCTTCCGCCCGAGGTGCAGCGCCGGCTGGCGGCCGGAATCATCAGCGCCGGGCACGCGCGGGCGCTGCTCGCGCTCAACGACCCCGCCGCCCAGGAGCGGCTGGCGAGCCGGATCGTGGCGGAAGGGCTGTCCGTACGGACCGTCGAGGAGATCGTGGCCCTGGGCGAGGCGACGGCGGGACCGGCTCCGCGGAAGGCCCGGGCGAAGAAGCCGACCGCTCCGGCGCTCCGCGACCTGGCGGACCGGCTCTCTGACCACTTCGAGACCAAGGTGAAGGTCGACCTCGGTAGCCGGAAGGGCCGCATCGTCGTCGAGTTCTCCACGATCGACGACCTGGAGCGGATCATCGACACGATGGCGCCGGATGCCGCCAACGCGATGCGCAGTAGAGGTATCACCGCCGAATAG
- a CDS encoding ParA family protein, whose translation MTVANQKGGVGKTTTAVNLAAALSMHDQRVLVVDLDPQGNASTALATEHRSGMPSVYQVLVDDMALSQIVKPVPDMPNLYCAPATLDLAGAEIELVPMVGRETRLRRALASFDAMEFDYILIDCPPSLGLLTVNAMAAAQEVLIPIQCEYYALEGLTQLLQNVELVRAHLNQTLSVTTILLTMYDGRTRLASQVAEEVRSHFGDTVLDAVIPRSVRVSEAPSYGQSVMTYDPGSSGALAYMGAAREIAYRAAALAGA comes from the coding sequence ATGACGGTGGCCAACCAGAAGGGCGGCGTGGGCAAGACCACCACAGCCGTCAACCTGGCGGCCGCGCTGTCCATGCACGATCAGCGCGTCCTCGTGGTCGACCTCGACCCGCAAGGCAACGCGTCCACCGCGTTGGCGACGGAACACCGGTCGGGGATGCCGTCGGTGTATCAGGTCCTCGTGGACGACATGGCACTGTCGCAGATCGTGAAGCCGGTCCCCGACATGCCGAACCTCTACTGCGCTCCCGCCACCCTCGATCTCGCGGGCGCGGAGATCGAGCTGGTTCCGATGGTCGGCCGGGAGACCCGTCTGCGTCGGGCGCTGGCTTCGTTCGACGCGATGGAGTTCGACTACATCCTCATCGACTGCCCGCCGTCGCTGGGGCTGCTGACCGTCAACGCCATGGCGGCGGCGCAGGAAGTGCTGATCCCCATCCAGTGCGAGTACTACGCCCTGGAGGGGCTCACTCAGCTTCTGCAGAACGTGGAACTGGTGCGCGCGCACCTCAACCAGACGTTGTCGGTCACGACCATCCTGCTCACGATGTACGACGGCCGGACCCGCCTCGCTTCTCAGGTGGCCGAGGAGGTGCGATCCCACTTCGGCGACACCGTGCTCGACGCCGTCATCCCCAGGAGTGTCCGTGTCTCCGAGGCCCCTAGCTACGGGCAGTCGGTCATGACGTACGACCCGGGCTCGAGCGGAGCGCTCGCGTACATGGGCGCCGCGCGTGAGATCGCCTACCGTGCGGCGGCCCTCGCCGGCGCCTGA
- the rsmG gene encoding 16S rRNA (guanine(527)-N(7))-methyltransferase RsmG, with amino-acid sequence MTESNELPEAPPVAREIFTGEALERARLFAELLAGPGVVRGLLGPREVPRIWDRHLLNCAVVEEAVPPDSTLVDIGSGAGLPGLVLAIVRPDVTVTLLEPLLRRTVFLSECVEALKLDNVEVLRGRAEELARKRVFDVATARAVAPLDRLLAWSMPLLHEGGELLAMKGERAQEELDAARPQLEAFGVRHVELITVGHGRVEPPATLVRVVAGRSPRTDTRRRRKR; translated from the coding sequence ATGACGGAGAGCAACGAGCTGCCCGAGGCGCCCCCGGTGGCGCGAGAGATCTTCACCGGCGAGGCGTTGGAGCGGGCCCGGCTGTTCGCCGAGTTGCTCGCCGGGCCGGGCGTGGTGCGGGGACTGCTGGGGCCGCGTGAGGTGCCCCGCATCTGGGACCGGCACCTGCTGAACTGCGCGGTCGTGGAGGAGGCGGTCCCGCCGGACTCGACCCTCGTCGACATCGGCTCGGGCGCGGGCCTGCCCGGGCTCGTGCTCGCGATCGTCCGCCCCGATGTGACGGTGACCCTGCTGGAGCCGCTGCTGCGCCGGACCGTGTTCCTGTCCGAATGCGTGGAGGCGCTCAAACTCGACAACGTGGAGGTGCTGCGCGGACGGGCGGAGGAACTCGCCCGAAAGCGCGTCTTCGACGTGGCCACGGCCCGTGCGGTCGCGCCGCTCGACCGGCTGCTGGCATGGTCGATGCCGCTGCTGCACGAGGGGGGAGAGCTGCTCGCGATGAAGGGCGAGCGGGCGCAGGAGGAACTGGACGCCGCCCGTCCCCAATTGGAGGCGTTCGGGGTGAGGCACGTCGAGTTGATCACAGTGGGGCACGGTAGGGTCGAGCCGCCCGCGACCCTCGTTCGCGTCGTCGCCGGACGGTCACCGCGAACGGACACGCGGAGGCGACGAAAGAGGTGA
- a CDS encoding Jag family protein: MTEAEETLKPAPDIDALEQEGEIAADYLEGLLDIADLDGDIDMDVEGDRAVVSIVGIKGDELVGPGGEVLEALQELTRLAVHRQTGERSRLMLDVGGYRERRRAELTKVGAAAADDVKRTGEPKALKPMTPFERKIVHDAVAAAGLRSESEGEEPRRFVVVLPA; this comes from the coding sequence GTGACCGAAGCTGAGGAGACCCTCAAGCCTGCTCCCGACATCGACGCCCTCGAACAGGAGGGCGAGATCGCGGCGGACTACCTTGAGGGCCTGCTCGACATCGCCGACCTGGACGGCGATATCGACATGGACGTCGAGGGAGACCGTGCCGTCGTGTCGATCGTGGGCATCAAGGGCGATGAGCTCGTGGGTCCCGGCGGAGAGGTGCTGGAGGCGTTGCAGGAGCTGACGCGCCTGGCCGTGCACCGCCAGACGGGGGAGCGTTCGCGGCTCATGCTCGACGTCGGCGGCTATCGGGAGCGGCGCCGGGCCGAGCTCACCAAGGTGGGCGCCGCGGCGGCCGACGACGTCAAGCGCACCGGCGAGCCGAAGGCGCTCAAGCCGATGACGCCCTTCGAGCGCAAGATCGTGCACGACGCCGTCGCGGCGGCGGGCCTGCGCAGCGAGTCCGAGGGCGAAGAGCCCCGCCGCTTCGTGGTGGTCCTGCCCGCCTGA
- the yidC gene encoding membrane protein insertase YidC — MELPFLNWLYTAVAWVITHIHAGYSTFIPASSGLNWALTIITLTVLMRLLIFPLFMKQMRSSRKMQELAPKVQELRKKYKNDKQRMNQEVMRLYQEAGANPLGGCLPIVAQFPIFISMFTVLRAIAEDRAVFGMTEELVESARHAHVFGAPLPATFFTSAADIEKFSADPLVTKIVLALFVAVSSLTTFLTVRQSVKRSMAQMPDNPMAQQQKILMYISPLFAVFSLNFQLGLILYWVTTNLWTLGQQHWFYSRHPMPVVDEKGNITTPEPTNGIFTRLVGKPKAAEQPEPAPAPKIVRQQPTRQPRSKRTGSKKS, encoded by the coding sequence GTGGAGCTGCCATTCCTGAACTGGCTGTATACGGCTGTGGCTTGGGTGATCACCCACATCCACGCCGGCTACAGCACATTCATCCCCGCCAGCAGCGGTCTCAACTGGGCGCTGACCATCATCACGCTGACCGTGCTGATGCGTTTGTTGATCTTCCCGCTCTTCATGAAGCAGATGCGCTCGTCGCGCAAGATGCAGGAGCTCGCGCCCAAGGTCCAAGAGCTGCGCAAGAAGTACAAGAACGACAAGCAGCGCATGAACCAGGAGGTCATGCGGCTGTACCAGGAGGCCGGCGCCAACCCGCTGGGGGGCTGCCTCCCGATCGTCGCGCAGTTCCCGATCTTCATCTCGATGTTCACCGTGCTGCGGGCCATCGCGGAGGACCGGGCCGTCTTCGGGATGACCGAGGAGCTCGTGGAGAGCGCCCGGCACGCGCACGTCTTCGGCGCTCCGCTGCCGGCGACCTTCTTCACCAGCGCGGCGGACATCGAGAAGTTCAGCGCCGATCCGCTGGTCACGAAGATCGTGCTGGCGCTCTTCGTCGCCGTGAGCTCGCTCACCACCTTCCTCACCGTCCGGCAGAGCGTGAAGCGCTCGATGGCGCAGATGCCGGACAACCCCATGGCGCAGCAGCAGAAGATCCTCATGTACATCTCGCCGCTGTTCGCCGTCTTCAGCCTGAACTTCCAGCTCGGTCTGATCCTCTACTGGGTGACCACCAACCTGTGGACCCTCGGCCAGCAGCACTGGTTCTACAGCCGCCACCCCATGCCGGTGGTGGACGAGAAGGGCAACATCACCACTCCCGAGCCGACGAACGGGATCTTCACCAGGCTGGTGGGGAAGCCCAAGGCGGCGGAGCAGCCCGAGCCGGCACCCGCCCCCAAGATCGTCCGTCAGCAGCCGACGCGCCAGCCTCGCAGCAAGCGCACCGGCAGCAAGAAGTCGTAG
- the yidD gene encoding membrane protein insertion efficiency factor YidD, whose amino-acid sequence MTAQQPTPAVVPGEAGRPATGPVARVLLALIKFYRAFISPMLGPRCRFEPSCSAYGLEAVAVHGAARGVWLTVRRIGRCHPFHPGGFDPVPPRRVRSHDETQGS is encoded by the coding sequence ATGACAGCGCAGCAACCGACCCCGGCAGTGGTGCCCGGGGAGGCCGGCCGGCCCGCGACCGGGCCGGTCGCTCGCGTGCTGCTCGCGCTCATCAAGTTCTACCGTGCCTTCATCAGCCCGATGCTGGGGCCGAGGTGCCGGTTCGAACCGTCCTGCAGCGCCTACGGGTTGGAAGCCGTCGCCGTTCACGGAGCGGCGCGCGGGGTATGGCTGACCGTCAGGCGCATCGGACGGTGTCACCCGTTCCATCCCGGAGGTTTCGACCCGGTGCCCCCACGCCGAGTCCGGTCTCACGACGAAACGCAAGGGAGCTAG
- the rnpA gene encoding ribonuclease P protein component produces the protein MLPSASRMRRGDEFADAIRRGRRAGRPTLVAHLNLRDADEPPLVGFVVSKAVGGAVVRNQVRRRLRHLVRNRLPMLPRGSLLVVRANPPAASARSEHLAAELDVALSRLLRRRGSDSRAPTDGRS, from the coding sequence GTGCTGCCGTCCGCGTCCCGCATGCGGCGGGGTGACGAGTTCGCCGACGCGATTCGCCGTGGGCGGCGCGCCGGGCGTCCCACCCTGGTCGCACACCTGAACCTGCGCGACGCCGACGAGCCACCGCTGGTCGGCTTCGTCGTGAGCAAGGCAGTCGGTGGCGCCGTGGTGCGGAACCAGGTCAGGCGCAGGTTGAGACACCTCGTGCGGAACCGCCTGCCGATGCTGCCGAGAGGTAGCCTTCTGGTGGTACGCGCCAATCCACCGGCTGCGTCCGCGCGCAGCGAGCACCTGGCCGCCGAACTCGACGTCGCGCTGAGTCGTTTACTCCGGCGGCGCGGGTCCGATTCCCGGGCCCCGACGGATGGACGGTCATGA
- the rpmH gene encoding 50S ribosomal protein L34: MSKRTYQPNNRRRAKTHGFRLRMRTRAGRAILAARRRKGRAELTV; encoded by the coding sequence GTGAGCAAGCGTACTTACCAGCCGAACAACCGTCGCCGCGCGAAGACCCACGGCTTCCGGCTGCGCATGCGCACCCGGGCCGGCCGCGCCATCCTGGCCGCGCGCCGCCGCAAGGGCCGCGCCGAGCTGACGGTCTGA